In Candidatus Delongbacteria bacterium, the DNA window AGTTCTTGAATCCAATTTATCTTCATTATATATCTGAATCAATTCAAGATTACCAGATATAACGTTTAGTGGTTGAGCAATATTGTGATTAGCTGTAACTACCATTGCTCTGTACATCTCTATCTGCCTAATTTTACTTTTGATCTCTCTTGCTTCCTTTAATTCCAAATGGTTTTTTACTCGAGCCATCAATTCTATAGCATTGAAAGGTTTTGTAACATAGTCAACGGCACCAAGTTCAAATCCTTTTGCAACGTCTTCCGGTTCAGATTTTGCCGTGAGAAAAATAACCGGAATATCTCTATATTTTTCATTTGACCTAATATGTTTTATTGTCTCGTAACCGTCCATTTCCGGCATCATGACATCAAGTAATATAAGATCAGGCATAGTTTTACTTAATACTTCTAAAGCCTGTACTCCATTATTGGCAATGTTTATATTGTATCTAAATTCTTTTAACATTTGACCTAAAACCTGAATATTGTTTGTCACATCATCAACAATTAAAATTCTAGCTTTTTTATTCATTGTATTCCTCTAATTTTCCAGATATAATTTCAAACTCTTGTAGAGTTATTGTGATTTTTTCAAGATCAAAAGTATCATTTGCAACTTTCAATCGATCTGCGTATGCAGATATGGCATCTGAGTTGAATTTAATACTAAATTCTTTAAGTTCATCAATAAATTCATCAATTTCGTTGATTGTCATTGAATTTTTTGCACTTTTCCAAATATTGAGAATAGTTTGGATATTATCTATATTCTCATTATTCAAAACTAAATCATCCAAACTTGTTTCAATGATTTCAAAATTAGATGTTTTTACAAGAAGATTATTAGATTCCACTTCTTTAAAATATCTTGTTAAAATATTGATAAGATCTCTTTTAATTATTGGTTTTTTCAAAATATCATCAAATTTATCTCTAACTTGTTCATCAATATCGTCATCATCAGAAGCAGTAACTAAAACTGTGGGAATCTGAGCAGTTTTTGGATTCATTTTTAGAATTTTGATAGCTTCATAACCATCCATTACAGGCATCTTTGCATCTAGAAGAATCATGTTTGGCAAGAATTTTTCTGCTATTTCTATAGCTTGAGCACCATTATCGGCTTCAATAAAACTTAGGCCACACATTTCAAGGTTCTTTAGAATAAGTTTCCTATTAATTGAAATATCATCAACAACGAGAATCAAACCGTCATGAAATAAAATATCATCTTCGATATATGATTCAAAAAATCTACTTTCCACATTTCCAATATTACTCTGATAAGATAGTTCAATTCCTGAAAATTTAATAATAAAGACTGATCCAGAACCTTCAATAGATTCCAGACTAATAGATCCTCCCAATAATTCCAGTGATTTTTTTGCTATTGTAAGACCGATTCCTATACTATCAATATTTTTTATTTGAGTGTTGTCATTGTTTAGGAAAGGTTCGAAAATGTTTTTCTTCTTTTCCTCACTAATCCCTTTTCCTGTATCTTCTATTCTGATTGAAAGATCCATTCTTGATTCGTTGATATTTTCAGCATTTATATCAATTAGAACATATCCTTTATCAGTAAAATTTATAGAGTTGATGAAAATTTCAGATAAAGCACGATTCAACAATGCTTCGTCAGTATTGATTATATCTGGCATAATAGATGGAATATTACTTCTCAATTCAATTTGTTTTTTATCGGCATTATCCTTGAACATCATCATAAGGTTACTTATGAGGGATTTTAAATTGACTGATTTGATTGAAACAGGGACTCGTCCAGACTCAATTTTTGACAGATGTATTATATCGTTAATAATTTTAAGTAGCCAATCACTACTAGATTTGATGATATTGATATATTCATTCATTGTAGGATCAGTATTTTTCTTACTAAGTAGATCGGAGAAACCAACAATGGAATTTAATGGCGTTCTTAATTCATGAGAAACATTTGATAAAAATTCAGACTTAGCCAAACTTGCTTCCTGAGCTTCTTTCAAAGCTTTTTCAAGTTTAATCTCTGAATTTTTTATATCACTTATATCTCTCAATACGCTTAGCCTAATAGTCTTATTTTTCAATATTATATTTTTTCCTCTTACTAGAGCGTAGAATCTTGTACCATCTATTTTCCTACATAAAATTTCATATGGTGATTCATCATTAGTAAGCATTGTTTTTTGTACAATGCTTATATATTGATCATCAATAAATCTAACCAAATCCTGTCCAATAACCTCATTCTCCGGGACTCCAAAATAGATAGAAGTTGTCTTATTAGCAGCAACGCAAATACCATTTTCAGAAAAAATAACCGATTCAAAAGATGCATCAGAAAGTTCTTTATAGTTAAACATAGAATTGGATAAAACTGATAACTCTTCCTTAAGTTCATCTATCTTATCAAGTAGTTTATTATTTTCAGCAATTTTACCTTCAATTAAATTGATATTTTTTTTATCGATTGAACTTGATTTTAAGTACAAAATCAAAGTCCCAATAATAATAATAAT includes these proteins:
- a CDS encoding response regulator, yielding MNKKARILIVDDVTNNIQVLGQMLKEFRYNINIANNGVQALEVLSKTMPDLILLDVMMPEMDGYETIKHIRSNEKYRDIPVIFLTAKSEPEDVAKGFELGAVDYVTKPFNAIELMARVKNHLELKEAREIKSKIRQIEMYRAMVVTANHNIAQPLNVISGNLELIQIYNEDKLDSRTKQCIKNALDASETIKELLHKLEEIEKPELIDYAMNEKMLDIK
- a CDS encoding response regulator, whose product is MRNKINKLLIPHLIFLFFTILFFILIEVAQSYSHNKKILNNSIKEFNISISRRSEAILKIVNKVIENSESFVNFWQKEDFTEVNKALSTTFPDNFRNMINKVRIYDQFRIKRAEKIFTISPLERETSFQLLKTFNTYKELEGFEQVAGDKISYLITYPVFINGTLTFVVEIEMNLKQIMEDINSRYSVYSLIWLQNDNNIEKRFIEDQHNKVFINKNQLTENFYSYINKIINYQENTAHFTFQPSFGVMTIEHLKNFDNHYTATIHFFKDNQADSHLLTIIIIIIGTLILYLKSSSIDKKNINLIEGKIAENNKLLDKIDELKEELSVLSNSMFNYKELSDASFESVIFSENGICVAANKTTSIYFGVPENEVIGQDLVRFIDDQYISIVQKTMLTNDESPYEILCRKIDGTRFYALVRGKNIILKNKTIRLSVLRDISDIKNSEIKLEKALKEAQEASLAKSEFLSNVSHELRTPLNSIVGFSDLLSKKNTDPTMNEYINIIKSSSDWLLKIINDIIHLSKIESGRVPVSIKSVNLKSLISNLMMMFKDNADKKQIELRSNIPSIMPDIINTDEALLNRALSEIFINSINFTDKGYVLIDINAENINESRMDLSIRIEDTGKGISEEKKKNIFEPFLNNDNTQIKNIDSIGIGLTIAKKSLELLGGSISLESIEGSGSVFIIKFSGIELSYQSNIGNVESRFFESYIEDDILFHDGLILVVDDISINRKLILKNLEMCGLSFIEADNGAQAIEIAEKFLPNMILLDAKMPVMDGYEAIKILKMNPKTAQIPTVLVTASDDDDIDEQVRDKFDDILKKPIIKRDLINILTRYFKEVESNNLLVKTSNFEIIETSLDDLVLNNENIDNIQTILNIWKSAKNSMTINEIDEFIDELKEFSIKFNSDAISAYADRLKVANDTFDLEKITITLQEFEIISGKLEEYNE